A single window of Nicotiana sylvestris chromosome 5, ASM39365v2, whole genome shotgun sequence DNA harbors:
- the LOC104229621 gene encoding uncharacterized protein has product MSALESPLEALAFNYLSFGLYTVVNNIWTWLAVIAAAFSFWRIKTSSALLKPALVRGDFSDDASPSLPQTAFVPPSEHVETVAADEPASTSRGPSITAPTTISPSVVFHIVHSTKGRLTTYFKQDDVLGPCDDYVDCRDSTDKGESISSQWVQSSIFSNNGTVEMEDLMCNDWYQSWEKVIRTKKGEIGWYSYQDLHVIDGNVVRLWEGCRRRREAEATAFLGGVVKTW; this is encoded by the coding sequence ATGAGTGCATTGGAATCTCCGCTAGAAGCTTTAGCGTTCAACTACTTGAGTTTCGGACTTTATACGGTTGTCAACAATATATGGACGTGGTTGGCGGTGATAGCGGCGGCTTTCAGCTTCTGGAGGATCAAAACATCCTCAGCACTGCTGAAACCGGCACTAGTACGTGGAGATTTTTCCGACGATGCATCTCCTTCGCTGCCGCAGACAGCGTTTGTACCACCGTCAGAACATGTTGAGACGGTGGCAGCTGATGAGCCTGCTTCAACTTCTAGGGGACCCTCAATAACAGCTCCTACTACTATATCACCGTCCGTTGTATTTCACATAGTACACAGCACAAAAGGGAGATTGACAACCTATTTTAAGCAGGATGATGTCCTTGGACCATGTGATGACTATGTGGACTGCCGCGATAGCACAGACAAAGGCGAATCCATTTCAAGTCAGTGGGTACAGAGTTCCATATTTTCGAACAATGGTACTGTAGAAATGGAGGATTTAATGTGTAATGATTGGTATCAGAGTTGGGAAAAAGTGATTAGAACAAAAAAAGGGGAAATTGGGTGGTATAGTTACCAAGATTTGCATGTTATTGACGGTAACGTAGTTAGATTGTGGGAAGGTTGTAGACGGCGGAGAGAAGCGGAAGCCACCGCTTTCCTGGGTGGAGTAGTTAAGACGtggtag